In the genome of Porphyrobacter sp. ULC335, one region contains:
- a CDS encoding OmpA family protein, protein MRKLVIGMAMASTALTTPAMAREGQWYIQGDGGVMIVEDQSLDVNAAANNATANYDTDYDFGGIVGYDFGAFRLEAEASYRAADLQDVSAGNQGLALNPVTGGTFNTFTGTREALGEVNALSFMLNGLFDFGPDDGLQAFAGGGIGVARVDMDGRVNTNGPGVWDDSDTGLAWQLLAGVRAPLSDSWDVGLKYRYFNVPDIGLIDPLGRSLETKLSSHSILGSITYNFGGEEAQPPPAPVVAPPPPPPAPPPPPRPAPPPPPKAACNTGPYIVFFDFDKSDITSEAAGILNSAVTAYANCGTASVMLAGHTDRAGSVKYNVGLAERRNAAVRTYLSGRGIPAARITGEAFGEAKPRVPTADGVREAQNRRVEVTYGPGSGM, encoded by the coding sequence ATGCGCAAACTCGTCATTGGAATGGCGATGGCCTCGACCGCGCTGACCACGCCCGCCATGGCCCGTGAAGGCCAGTGGTATATCCAGGGTGATGGCGGCGTCATGATCGTCGAAGACCAGTCTCTCGATGTCAACGCTGCGGCGAACAACGCCACGGCTAACTACGACACCGACTACGATTTCGGCGGGATTGTCGGCTATGACTTCGGTGCCTTCCGGCTCGAAGCTGAAGCCAGCTACCGTGCTGCCGATCTGCAGGACGTGTCGGCCGGAAACCAGGGCCTCGCGCTCAATCCGGTCACTGGCGGTACCTTCAACACCTTCACCGGCACCCGTGAAGCGCTGGGCGAAGTGAACGCGCTGAGCTTCATGCTCAATGGCCTGTTCGACTTCGGTCCGGATGATGGCCTGCAGGCCTTCGCTGGTGGTGGTATCGGTGTTGCCCGTGTCGACATGGACGGCCGCGTCAACACCAACGGTCCGGGCGTGTGGGACGATTCGGACACTGGCCTCGCATGGCAGCTGCTTGCTGGCGTTCGTGCGCCGCTGAGCGATTCGTGGGATGTCGGTCTGAAGTATCGCTACTTCAACGTGCCCGATATCGGCCTGATCGATCCGCTGGGCCGCTCGCTTGAAACCAAGCTCAGCAGCCACTCGATCCTCGGTTCGATCACCTACAACTTCGGTGGCGAAGAAGCTCAGCCGCCGCCGGCTCCGGTCGTAGCACCGCCGCCGCCGCCGCCGGCTCCGCCGCCCCCGCCGCGTCCGGCTCCGCCGCCGCCGCCGAAGGCAGCGTGCAACACCGGTCCGTACATCGTGTTCTTCGACTTCGATAAGTCGGACATCACTTCGGAAGCCGCTGGCATCCTCAACAGCGCCGTCACCGCTTACGCGAACTGCGGCACTGCGAGCGTCATGCTGGCCGGTCACACCGACCGTGCGGGTAGCGTGAAGTACAACGTCGGTCTGGCCGAGCGTCGCAATGCGGCGGTCCGCACCTACCTCAGCGGTCGTGGCATCCCCGCGGCTCGCATCACCGGCGAAGCCTTCGGCGAAGCCAAGCCGCGGGTCCCCACCGCCGATGGCGTGCGCGAAGCGCAGAACCGTCGCGTGGAAGTGACCTACGGTCCGGGCTCGGGCATGTAA
- a CDS encoding spinster family MFS transporter, producing the protein MSDDTKAVESRGEEAASTYSWYVLGVLVVVYILNFIDRQILSILAVDIKRDLSLTDGQLGFLGGAAFAVFYALFGVPLGRLADRWHRVRLLTIGLVLWSTMTALSGFARNYLTLSLARMGVGVGEATASPTAYSLISDYFPSRQRATALAIYSSGLYLGGGISLFIGAKISQVWDAAYPGGGMGGLVGWQAAFLAVGLPGLIVALWVASLREPERQPDEKASARHPLHDFFVDLSMLLPPFTFYHAMRRGPMAAFINLAMAAMMIGLALVMIRLTGNLPQWSAMAFGYYAVFSWAATLRRHDPATFSLIWGTPAFICTALGYGLVSLGAYALAFWSAPYAETVLKLPKSELAFVLGGSGALSGFLGVILGGRMSDWLRGRNPSGRILVVMFGIIAPVIPIWVGFTTENPTVFYVMNFLAGLFAATALGAAAATTQDLVLPRMRGTATASFFLATTLVGLAIGPYMVGQISELSGSMRIGVLSLIGVAPISLALLIYAYRTLPEAEATIAQRAQAAESR; encoded by the coding sequence TTGAGCGATGACACCAAGGCGGTCGAAAGCCGCGGGGAAGAGGCCGCGTCGACCTATAGCTGGTATGTGCTCGGCGTACTGGTTGTGGTCTACATCCTGAATTTCATCGACCGGCAGATCCTTTCGATCCTCGCCGTCGACATCAAGCGCGATCTCTCGCTCACTGACGGACAGCTCGGTTTTCTCGGGGGAGCCGCCTTCGCGGTGTTCTATGCGCTGTTCGGCGTGCCGCTTGGCCGGTTGGCGGACCGCTGGCACCGCGTGCGTCTTCTGACCATCGGTTTGGTGCTTTGGTCGACGATGACCGCACTGTCGGGATTTGCGCGCAATTACCTCACCCTTTCGCTCGCGCGTATGGGTGTGGGTGTGGGCGAGGCGACCGCCAGTCCGACGGCCTATTCTCTGATCTCGGACTACTTCCCCTCGCGCCAGCGCGCGACGGCGCTCGCGATCTATTCGTCGGGACTGTATCTCGGGGGAGGCATTTCGCTGTTTATCGGTGCGAAGATCTCGCAGGTGTGGGACGCGGCCTATCCGGGTGGCGGCATGGGCGGGTTGGTCGGTTGGCAAGCGGCTTTCCTTGCGGTCGGCCTGCCAGGCCTGATTGTCGCGCTGTGGGTGGCGTCGCTGCGCGAACCAGAGCGCCAGCCGGACGAGAAAGCCAGTGCGCGCCATCCGCTGCACGATTTCTTCGTCGACCTGTCGATGCTGTTGCCGCCCTTCACGTTCTATCACGCGATGCGGCGTGGGCCGATGGCGGCTTTCATCAATCTGGCGATGGCAGCGATGATGATCGGGCTGGCGTTGGTCATGATCCGCCTGACCGGCAATTTGCCGCAATGGTCAGCGATGGCTTTCGGCTACTACGCCGTGTTCTCGTGGGCCGCGACGTTGCGGAGGCACGATCCCGCCACCTTCAGCCTGATCTGGGGTACGCCCGCCTTCATCTGCACCGCGCTGGGCTATGGGCTGGTGTCGCTGGGCGCCTACGCGCTGGCGTTCTGGTCGGCGCCCTACGCAGAAACCGTGCTGAAGTTGCCGAAAAGCGAGCTGGCTTTTGTCCTCGGCGGAAGCGGTGCGCTGTCGGGCTTCCTCGGTGTAATCCTCGGCGGGCGGATGTCAGACTGGCTGCGTGGTCGCAATCCGTCAGGGCGCATCCTTGTGGTGATGTTCGGGATTATTGCGCCGGTGATCCCCATCTGGGTCGGTTTCACGACCGAGAATCCCACAGTGTTCTATGTCATGAACTTCCTTGCGGGTCTGTTTGCCGCAACCGCCTTGGGGGCTGCAGCGGCGACCACGCAGGATCTTGTGCTGCCCCGAATGCGCGGGACTGCGACCGCCTCGTTCTTCCTTGCGACGACGCTCGTCGGTTTGGCGATCGGGCCATACATGGTGGGCCAGATTTCGGAACTGAGCGGAAGCATGCGAATCGGGGTGCTGTCGCTGATCGGCGTTGCGCCCATCTCGTTGGCGCTGCTGATCTATGCCTATCGCACCTTGCCCGAGGCGGAGGCGACAATCGCCCAGCGCGCGCAGGCGGCGGAAAGCAGATGA
- the queC gene encoding 7-cyano-7-deazaguanine synthase QueC, which translates to MSGSEDTPAQPLAVVLLSGGLDSMVTAALAQEAGFAVHALTVDYGQRHKLELESAARIASRLGLARHTQIALDLRAFGGSALTDMIDVPKGGVGDDIPVTYVPARNLVFLALTTACAEAAGARDVFIGVNALDYSGYPDCRPEFIASFAETARLGTKAGVEGAPFSIHAPLQHMTKADIARECDRLGLDPAWSWSCYDPTPEGLACGLCDSCRLRKKGFAEAGITDSTRYHA; encoded by the coding sequence ATGAGCGGTTCTGAAGATACCCCCGCCCAGCCGCTGGCAGTGGTGCTGCTTTCGGGCGGGCTGGACTCGATGGTGACGGCGGCGCTGGCGCAGGAAGCCGGCTTCGCGGTCCACGCACTGACGGTCGATTACGGCCAGCGCCACAAGCTTGAGCTTGAATCAGCCGCGCGCATTGCAAGCCGGTTGGGCCTTGCGCGGCACACGCAGATTGCGCTCGATCTGCGCGCCTTTGGCGGTTCAGCTCTGACCGACATGATCGATGTGCCCAAGGGCGGGGTGGGGGATGATATCCCTGTGACCTATGTACCGGCGCGCAATCTCGTTTTTCTGGCGCTGACGACCGCCTGTGCCGAAGCGGCGGGGGCGCGTGACGTTTTCATCGGGGTCAATGCGCTCGACTATTCGGGCTATCCCGATTGCCGCCCCGAATTCATCGCCAGCTTCGCAGAGACCGCAAGGCTGGGCACCAAGGCCGGCGTCGAGGGCGCGCCGTTTTCGATCCACGCCCCGCTTCAGCACATGACCAAGGCAGACATCGCCCGCGAATGCGATCGTCTAGGGCTTGATCCGGCGTGGAGCTGGTCATGCTACGATCCCACGCCCGAGGGGCTTGCCTGCGGGCTGTGCGATTCGTGTCGCTTACGGAAAAAGGGTTTTGCCGAGGCTGGGATTACCGATAGCACGCGCTACCACGCCTGA
- a CDS encoding DUF3617 domain-containing protein: MTNRTDNRMHVLALGTLAVGAALWFAAPGLAQGNGLAMLGTLAKGEWTIKQRGVAKDRKICVKSGAELIQLMHREGGCSQFVVEDGAARVTVQYTCPGNGYGRTSIRRETSALVQLESQGIHDGMPFQMTAEARRTGPC; the protein is encoded by the coding sequence ATGACCAATCGAACCGACAACCGAATGCATGTGCTGGCGCTGGGGACGCTCGCCGTCGGGGCCGCGCTGTGGTTCGCCGCACCGGGACTTGCGCAGGGCAATGGTCTCGCGATGCTTGGCACGCTGGCCAAGGGCGAGTGGACGATCAAGCAACGCGGCGTGGCGAAGGATCGGAAGATCTGCGTAAAGTCTGGGGCTGAACTGATCCAGCTGATGCACCGCGAAGGCGGGTGCAGCCAATTCGTGGTGGAGGATGGCGCGGCGCGCGTCACGGTGCAGTACACCTGCCCGGGCAACGGCTATGGCCGGACCAGCATTCGCCGCGAGACGAGCGCACTGGTGCAGCTGGAGAGCCAGGGCATTCACGATGGAATGCCGTTCCAAATGACTGCCGAGGCACGACGTACCGGGCCGTGCTGA